The Fusobacterium necrophorum subsp. necrophorum genome has a window encoding:
- a CDS encoding LytS/YhcK type 5TM receptor domain-containing protein has protein sequence MFTLMNHLLNNIGYIIAAAFLFTKIKSAIESLSKEERRDHIIYVLFFSALAIAGTYIGLDYKGSILNTRNIGVITGGLLLGPQVGILAGIFSALHRILIPIGEATEIPCAIATVLAGVFSGYLHNRYRESAKPVIGFFLAIIVESISMILILVFSSNFKDGLDIVKSIYFPMSFMNSLGVYALISIIQNTLSSMEVSAGKQAKIALEIANKTLPYFQKGESLDSVCKIILESLEAKAVAITDLEKIRASYVVEGIPRIEKTNIQSPMTRKVLELGKIMVFGKNNREHLSDYLFLSKEIKSCIILPLLERGKVSGALKIFFDTPEKVTANNRYLAIGLSQLISTQLELEKLDALEDSARKAELKALYSQINPHFLFNVLNTIASFVRIDPNKAREVIIDLSTYLRYNLENSTKFVSLQEELEQVRAFVALESARFGDKIKVHYQIEEEALGREIPSLSIQPLVENSIIHGLLPKRQGGNIWISAKIKGEETRISIQDDGLGIPEKVIHSLEEEIGSSIGLKNVHHRLKLIYGKGLLIERLLEGTKISFSIYRQEVDSI, from the coding sequence ATGTTTACTCTGATGAATCATCTTCTGAACAATATTGGATATATCATTGCAGCGGCTTTTTTATTTACGAAGATAAAATCGGCCATAGAAAGTTTGAGCAAGGAAGAAAGAAGAGATCATATTATCTATGTTCTTTTTTTCTCAGCCTTAGCGATTGCAGGAACCTATATCGGTTTGGATTATAAGGGTTCTATTTTAAATACCAGAAATATAGGAGTGATTACCGGAGGACTACTGTTAGGACCTCAAGTGGGGATTTTAGCCGGTATTTTTTCAGCGCTTCATAGAATTTTAATTCCGATTGGGGAGGCAACAGAAATTCCCTGTGCCATTGCTACTGTTTTAGCCGGAGTATTTTCCGGATATTTGCATAATCGTTACCGAGAGTCTGCGAAGCCGGTGATTGGATTCTTTTTGGCGATTATTGTAGAAAGTATCAGTATGATTCTAATTTTGGTTTTTTCTTCCAATTTTAAGGACGGTTTGGATATTGTTAAAAGTATTTATTTTCCGATGTCATTCATGAATTCTTTGGGAGTATATGCTTTGATTTCCATTATTCAAAATACTTTGAGCAGCATGGAAGTGAGCGCCGGAAAGCAGGCAAAAATTGCCTTAGAAATTGCGAACAAAACCTTGCCTTATTTCCAAAAAGGAGAATCTTTGGATTCCGTTTGTAAAATTATTTTGGAATCTTTAGAAGCAAAGGCTGTAGCAATCACAGATTTGGAAAAAATTCGAGCAAGTTATGTGGTAGAAGGAATTCCCCGTATCGAAAAAACAAATATTCAAAGCCCTATGACCAGAAAAGTATTGGAATTAGGAAAAATTATGGTATTTGGAAAAAATAATCGAGAACATTTATCAGATTATCTATTTTTATCCAAAGAAATCAAGTCTTGCATTATTCTTCCTCTCTTGGAACGAGGAAAAGTTTCGGGAGCTTTAAAAATCTTTTTTGATACTCCTGAAAAGGTAACTGCCAACAATCGGTATTTGGCGATAGGATTATCCCAGTTAATTTCCACGCAATTGGAACTCGAAAAATTGGATGCTTTAGAAGATTCAGCGAGAAAAGCGGAGTTGAAAGCTCTGTACAGTCAAATCAATCCCCATTTTTTATTTAATGTCTTAAATACCATCGCTTCTTTTGTCAGAATAGACCCCAACAAAGCTCGGGAAGTAATTATAGATCTTTCGACCTATTTACGGTATAACCTTGAAAATTCAACAAAATTTGTCAGTTTGCAGGAAGAATTGGAGCAAGTAAGGGCTTTTGTGGCTTTAGAAAGTGCAAGATTTGGGGATAAAATTAAGGTACATTATCAAATCGAAGAAGAGGCTTTGGGGAGAGAAATTCCAAGTTTATCCATACAGCCCTTAGTCGAGAATAGTATCATACATGGTTTATTACCCAAAAGACAGGGAGGAAATATTTGGATTTCTGCAAAAATAAAGGGGGAGGAGACTCGGATTAGTATTCAAGATGACGGCTTAGGAATTCCGGAAAAAGTGATTCATTCTTTAGAGGAAGAAATAGGCTCTTCCATTGGATTAAAAAATGTACATCATCGTTTAAAGTTAATTTATGGAAAAGGATTATTGATAGAGCGTTTGTTGGAAGGAACTAAAATTTCTTTTTCTATTTATAGACAGGAGGTGGATAGTATATGA
- a CDS encoding DMT family transporter has product MKKELQGVILVSLAATLWGFDSIALTPRLFHLQVPYVVFMLHFLPFIGMSLFFGREEFQKIKQLNSHDLFYFFLVALFGGAVGTLSIVKALFLVNFQHLTVVTLLQKLQPVFAIILARILLKEIIEKKFIFWSCVALLGGYFLTFEGNLPTMSGNNIGLACFYSLLAAFSFGSATVFGKRILKNASFRTALYLRYSFTTVIAFWIALFTGGFQSFAQTTGMEWLIFVIIGLTTGSGAILLYYYGLRYIPARISTICELCFPISSVVFDFLLNGKLLSGIQLLSAAIMLVAIYRITQKQK; this is encoded by the coding sequence ATGAAAAAAGAATTACAAGGAGTAATCTTGGTCAGTTTAGCGGCAACTTTATGGGGATTTGATTCGATTGCATTGACACCTCGATTGTTCCATTTGCAAGTGCCGTATGTCGTATTTATGTTGCATTTTTTACCTTTCATAGGAATGAGTTTATTCTTTGGACGGGAAGAATTTCAAAAAATAAAACAGTTGAATTCTCATGATTTATTTTATTTCTTTTTGGTTGCCTTATTTGGCGGAGCAGTTGGGACTTTATCGATTGTGAAAGCCTTATTTTTGGTAAATTTTCAGCATTTAACCGTTGTAACTCTGTTACAAAAATTGCAACCTGTCTTTGCAATTATTTTGGCTAGAATTTTATTGAAAGAAATCATAGAAAAGAAGTTTATTTTCTGGTCTTGTGTGGCTCTGTTAGGAGGATATTTTTTGACATTTGAGGGGAATCTTCCGACAATGTCAGGAAATAATATAGGGCTTGCTTGTTTCTATTCTCTATTGGCTGCTTTTTCTTTTGGAAGTGCAACTGTTTTTGGAAAGCGAATTTTAAAAAATGCCTCATTTCGAACTGCCTTATACCTTCGATACAGTTTTACGACTGTCATTGCATTTTGGATTGCCTTATTCACAGGGGGCTTTCAAAGTTTTGCTCAGACGACGGGAATGGAATGGTTGATTTTTGTGATTATCGGATTGACAACAGGAAGTGGAGCAATCCTTTTATATTACTATGGATTACGTTATATTCCTGCTCGAATTTCTACAATTTGTGAGTTGTGTTTTCCGATTTCGAGTGTTGTATTTGATTTTTTATTGAATGGAAAGCTATTGAGTGGAATTCAATTGCTCAGCGCTGCAATTATGTTAGTTGCTATTTATCGAATTACTCAAAAGCAAAAATAG
- a CDS encoding ABC transporter substrate-binding protein, with translation MYIKVSMNIKEIITKYPETKGVFENQGIQGLEDEKVLQILEAYPLSEIMKLKKIDTTAFVNYLEESIKANRETSDITMKKEEKKENALSLLGLLPCPVRIPLLEGFQNFLQAHPDIEVNYELKAASSGLAWLKKDVIEANHVDQLADMFLSAGFDLFFDNKWMGKWKTEGIFEDMTGLAHYNTDFENEHISLKDPKGDYSMIGVVPAIFLVNKAALGSRKVPESWSDILSDEFEHSISLPIADFDLFNSILVHIYKLYGQEGVTKLGKSLLSNLHPAQMVDAKEPAITIMPFFFSKMIKENGPMQVVWPKEGAIISPIFMLTKKNRREELKPIVDFMAGKEVGNIISHQGLFPSIHPEVENVTAGKPFVWIGWDFIYSHDMGQLLQDCETWFRKGAEHL, from the coding sequence ATGTATATCAAGGTATCTATGAATATAAAAGAAATTATCACAAAATATCCTGAAACCAAAGGTGTTTTTGAAAATCAAGGAATTCAAGGTTTGGAAGATGAAAAAGTATTACAAATATTGGAAGCCTATCCTCTATCGGAGATTATGAAATTGAAAAAGATAGATACCACTGCTTTTGTGAATTATTTGGAAGAAAGCATCAAGGCAAATCGGGAAACTTCAGATATTACAATGAAAAAAGAAGAAAAAAAAGAAAATGCCCTATCTTTATTGGGATTGTTACCCTGCCCCGTTCGTATTCCTTTACTGGAAGGATTTCAAAACTTCCTGCAAGCACATCCTGACATAGAAGTCAATTATGAATTAAAGGCCGCTTCTTCCGGCTTGGCTTGGTTAAAAAAAGATGTCATTGAAGCAAATCACGTCGACCAATTGGCAGACATGTTTCTATCCGCCGGATTTGATCTATTTTTCGATAACAAGTGGATGGGAAAATGGAAAACAGAGGGTATCTTTGAGGATATGACGGGACTGGCACATTATAATACCGATTTTGAAAATGAACACATCTCCTTGAAAGATCCCAAGGGAGATTATTCCATGATTGGAGTTGTTCCGGCTATCTTTTTAGTCAATAAAGCAGCTTTGGGAAGTCGAAAAGTACCGGAATCTTGGTCGGATATTCTATCAGACGAATTTGAACACTCTATTTCTTTACCTATTGCAGATTTTGATTTATTTAACTCCATCCTGGTACATATCTATAAATTATATGGACAGGAAGGGGTTACAAAATTAGGAAAATCTCTATTATCAAATCTACATCCGGCACAAATGGTGGATGCAAAAGAGCCCGCTATTACCATTATGCCTTTCTTCTTCTCGAAGATGATTAAAGAAAATGGTCCTATGCAAGTAGTTTGGCCAAAAGAAGGGGCTATCATTTCTCCTATCTTTATGTTAACAAAGAAAAATAGAAGAGAAGAATTAAAACCTATTGTAGACTTTATGGCGGGAAAAGAAGTGGGGAACATCATTTCTCATCAGGGATTATTCCCGAGCATTCATCCGGAAGTGGAAAATGTAACAGCGGGAAAACCATTTGTCTGGATTGGTTGGGATTTCATCTATTCTCATGACATGGGACAATTATTGCAAGACTGTGAAACTTGGTTTAGGAAAGGGGCGGAACATTTATGA
- a CDS encoding LytTR family DNA-binding domain-containing protein produces the protein MKCVIVDDEFPAREELKYFVEKFPGAELLQEFGDSLDAFDYLQEHAAEVDTLFLDIDMPELNGLNLGKVIRKLNPGMKIVFVTAYREYAVDAFEIQAFDYLLKPYSESRIEKLLSRLSVEKKQVSNKISIGVGEKIMVLNLEDIVVVEADKKETRVYTSKECYLTKMKISEWEEQLPKTQFYRCHRSYLVNLGKVREIEPWFNNSYMIHMENCPVKIPVSRNNMKEFKSLFQVK, from the coding sequence ATGAAATGTGTCATTGTAGATGATGAGTTTCCTGCAAGAGAGGAATTGAAATACTTTGTGGAAAAATTTCCGGGAGCGGAATTACTACAAGAATTTGGAGATTCTCTGGATGCCTTTGATTATCTTCAGGAACATGCCGCAGAAGTAGATACTCTATTTTTAGACATTGATATGCCGGAATTAAATGGTTTAAATTTAGGAAAAGTTATTCGGAAATTAAATCCTGGTATGAAAATTGTTTTTGTGACAGCCTATCGGGAATATGCTGTAGATGCCTTTGAGATACAAGCTTTTGATTATCTGCTAAAACCTTATTCCGAAAGTAGAATTGAAAAATTATTATCCAGGCTGTCAGTTGAGAAAAAACAGGTATCTAATAAAATAAGCATTGGTGTCGGAGAGAAGATTATGGTTCTCAATCTGGAAGACATTGTAGTTGTGGAGGCGGATAAAAAAGAAACGAGGGTTTATACATCCAAAGAATGTTATTTGACAAAAATGAAAATTTCAGAATGGGAAGAGCAATTGCCGAAAACCCAATTTTATCGTTGTCATCGTTCCTATTTGGTAAATTTAGGAAAAGTGAGAGAAATTGAGCCTTGGTTTAACAATTCCTATATGATACATATGGAAAATTGTCCGGTTAAAATTCCTGTCAGTCGAAACAATATGAAAGAATTTAAAAGTTTATTTCAAGTAAAATAA
- a CDS encoding carbon starvation protein A, whose amino-acid sequence MFSFIGSVVALILGYILYGAFVDRVFGSTDARVTPAKRMADGVDYVEMDWKKAFLIQFLNIAGTGPIFGAVAGAMWGPAAFIWIVFGCIFAGSVHDFLIGMLSVRQDGASVSEIVGKYLGENARKLMVAFSIVLLVLVGVVFVKSPADILHNLTGIPTMVLLGIIIIYYLIATVLPIDQVIGRIYPIFGICLLIMAVGIGFGIIFQGYAVNIPEITFHNFHPAGKSIFPYLCISIACGAISGFHATQSPMMARCLRTEKEGRRVFYGAMISEGIVALVWAAAAMCYFGNIEGLAGAGSAAVVVDTISRGVLGPVGGALAILGVVACPITSGDTAFRSARLTIADAIGYKQGPVKNRFVIAIPLFAIGLALCFIPFAIIWRYFGWSNQTLATIALWAAAKYLERHGKNFWIAVIPALFMTVVVTSYIICAPEGFAWVFGNTDIHVVEQIGIVAGIIVSALAGLLFWKTKTAAANIEVE is encoded by the coding sequence ATGTTTAGTTTTATTGGATCTGTTGTTGCTTTGATCCTTGGGTATATTTTATATGGTGCCTTTGTAGATAGGGTGTTCGGTTCTACAGATGCAAGAGTAACTCCGGCAAAAAGAATGGCGGACGGAGTGGACTATGTGGAAATGGATTGGAAAAAAGCTTTTTTGATTCAGTTTTTAAATATCGCAGGGACAGGACCGATTTTTGGAGCAGTTGCAGGGGCAATGTGGGGACCGGCAGCATTTATTTGGATTGTATTTGGATGTATCTTTGCAGGCTCTGTTCATGATTTTTTAATTGGAATGTTATCGGTAAGGCAAGACGGAGCATCGGTTTCTGAAATTGTCGGAAAATATTTGGGAGAAAATGCAAGAAAATTGATGGTTGCTTTTTCTATTGTCTTGTTGGTGTTGGTTGGAGTTGTTTTTGTGAAGAGCCCTGCCGATATTTTACACAATTTAACAGGAATTCCAACTATGGTATTATTAGGAATTATCATTATTTACTATTTAATTGCAACAGTATTACCAATCGATCAAGTGATTGGAAGAATTTATCCAATTTTTGGAATTTGTTTACTGATTATGGCAGTGGGAATCGGCTTTGGAATTATTTTCCAAGGATATGCAGTCAATATTCCTGAAATCACCTTCCATAATTTTCATCCGGCGGGAAAATCTATATTCCCATATCTTTGTATCTCCATTGCTTGTGGAGCCATCAGTGGCTTCCATGCAACGCAATCTCCTATGATGGCAAGATGTCTGAGAACAGAAAAAGAGGGAAGAAGAGTATTTTATGGAGCTATGATTTCGGAAGGAATTGTTGCTCTAGTCTGGGCAGCGGCGGCAATGTGTTATTTTGGAAATATTGAAGGATTGGCAGGAGCGGGGTCGGCAGCCGTTGTAGTGGATACTATTTCAAGAGGAGTCTTAGGACCGGTTGGAGGAGCTTTGGCAATTCTTGGAGTCGTTGCTTGTCCAATTACAAGTGGAGATACTGCATTTAGAAGTGCCAGACTTACGATTGCAGATGCTATCGGATATAAACAAGGACCGGTTAAAAATAGATTTGTGATTGCAATTCCTCTATTTGCAATCGGATTAGCGCTATGTTTCATTCCGTTTGCTATTATTTGGAGATATTTCGGATGGTCAAATCAAACTTTAGCAACGATTGCATTGTGGGCAGCAGCAAAATATTTGGAAAGACACGGAAAAAATTTCTGGATTGCTGTCATTCCGGCACTGTTTATGACCGTCGTTGTTACTTCTTACATCATTTGTGCTCCGGAAGGCTTTGCATGGGTATTTGGAAATACTGACATTCACGTAGTGGAACAAATTGGAATTGTAGCAGGAATCATCGTATCTGCTTTGGCAGGATTATTATTCTGGAAAACAAAAACAGCAGCTGCGAATATTGAAGTGGAATAA
- a CDS encoding DNA methyltransferase — translation MVKKIKKWEPEDFELEMTTHWSFPKRGDWATHDAKWRGNWSPYIPRNILLRYSKEEDLVLDQFAGGGTTLVEAKLLNRDVIGVDVNEFALERCQEKISFEYETAKGKVYLRKGDARKLDFIPDESVDLICTHPPYANIIQYSEDIEEDLSHLKIKDFLEEMKKVAGESYRVLKKDKFCAILMGDTRQKGHMMPMSFEVMKIFEEVGFKLKELIIKEQHNCRATGYWKTNSVKYNFLLIAHEYLFVFRK, via the coding sequence ATGGTAAAGAAAATAAAAAAATGGGAACCTGAAGATTTTGAATTGGAAATGACTACACATTGGTCTTTTCCAAAGCGAGGAGATTGGGCGACTCACGATGCTAAGTGGAGAGGGAATTGGTCCCCTTATATTCCAAGAAATATATTATTGCGGTATTCCAAAGAAGAGGATTTGGTTTTGGATCAATTTGCAGGAGGAGGAACAACTCTAGTAGAAGCAAAATTGCTGAATCGAGATGTTATTGGAGTAGATGTTAATGAGTTTGCATTGGAGCGTTGTCAGGAAAAAATCTCTTTTGAATATGAGACTGCGAAGGGAAAAGTATATTTACGTAAAGGAGATGCGAGAAAATTAGACTTTATTCCTGATGAAAGTGTTGATTTGATATGTACTCATCCACCTTATGCTAATATTATCCAATATAGTGAAGATATAGAAGAAGATTTATCTCACTTAAAGATAAAGGACTTTCTGGAAGAGATGAAAAAAGTAGCTGGAGAAAGTTATCGTGTTCTTAAAAAAGATAAGTTTTGTGCAATTCTTATGGGAGATACCCGTCAAAAAGGACATATGATGCCCATGTCTTTTGAGGTTATGAAGATTTTTGAAGAAGTTGGGTTTAAATTGAAAGAACTTATTATAAAAGAGCAACATAACTGTAGGGCTACAGGATATTGGAAAACTAACAGTGTGAAATATAATTTTTTGTTAATTGCACATGAATATTTATTTGTATTTCGAAAATAA
- a CDS encoding DNA alkylation repair protein, producing MRRESKELQELLQDFREETYQKFNAKLIPTLPPEEILGIRTPILRKLAKELYSQQEDRMLQYMSELPHRYMEENHLHGFLIENIRDFSKAMEETEKFLPYINNWATCDVFSPKIFKKYPKEVYEKIKIWLHSSHEYTVRYAIGLLLSNYLDDFFQVEMLELVVGISREEYYIRMMIAWYFATALAKQQDAALVYLEEERLEKWTHNKAIQKAVESRRISMEIKEYLRSLKRK from the coding sequence ATGAGGAGAGAAAGTAAAGAACTGCAAGAGTTGTTACAGGATTTTCGAGAAGAAACATATCAAAAATTTAATGCAAAACTGATTCCAACTCTTCCGCCAGAAGAAATTTTGGGAATTCGTACTCCTATTTTGCGAAAATTAGCAAAAGAATTGTATTCTCAACAAGAAGACAGGATGTTGCAATATATGTCGGAATTGCCACATCGATATATGGAAGAAAATCATCTTCATGGATTTTTGATTGAAAATATTCGAGATTTTTCCAAAGCCATGGAAGAAACGGAAAAGTTTTTGCCCTATATTAACAATTGGGCAACCTGTGATGTCTTTTCTCCGAAGATTTTTAAGAAATATCCAAAGGAAGTATATGAAAAAATAAAGATTTGGCTTCATTCTTCTCATGAATATACTGTGAGATATGCCATCGGTTTATTATTATCTAACTATTTAGATGATTTTTTTCAAGTAGAAATGTTGGAATTGGTAGTGGGAATTTCTCGAGAAGAGTATTATATTCGTATGATGATAGCTTGGTATTTTGCAACGGCTTTGGCAAAACAACAGGATGCCGCTTTAGTTTACTTGGAAGAAGAAAGACTTGAAAAATGGACACATAATAAGGCGATTCAAAAGGCAGTCGAAAGCAGGAGAATTTCTATGGAAATTAAGGAATATTTACGAAGCTTGAAGAGAAAATAG
- a CDS encoding LexA family transcriptional regulator: MDFKTYLKEKREELGYSQNKLAKALQITQPYYNSIERGEVKNPPSEEILERMIELFSLNAKDKEYFLYLAAVERTPKIILEKMKQMKEEGPAAIPLFPRISAGIGVFGEEEVEDYISIPGVRNLEEVFSVRVKGDSMEPTIRNSSIIVCRQNMQIHNGEIGAFLVNGEAFVKRLQVKSDYIVLMSDNPNYQPIYISPSDEFVSVGKVLKVINDI; this comes from the coding sequence ATGGACTTCAAAACGTATTTAAAAGAAAAAAGAGAAGAATTAGGATACAGTCAAAATAAATTAGCCAAGGCATTGCAAATTACACAACCTTACTATAACAGCATTGAAAGAGGCGAAGTAAAAAATCCGCCCAGTGAGGAAATTTTAGAGCGAATGATAGAATTGTTTTCTTTGAATGCAAAAGATAAAGAATATTTTTTATATTTAGCAGCGGTAGAACGAACTCCAAAGATCATTTTGGAAAAAATGAAACAAATGAAAGAAGAGGGTCCTGCTGCCATTCCTTTATTTCCAAGAATTAGTGCAGGAATAGGAGTTTTTGGAGAAGAAGAAGTGGAGGATTATATTTCCATTCCGGGAGTGCGAAATTTGGAGGAAGTTTTTTCCGTTCGGGTCAAAGGAGATTCGATGGAACCTACCATCAGAAATTCTTCTATTATTGTTTGTAGACAAAATATGCAGATTCATAATGGAGAAATTGGAGCTTTTTTAGTGAATGGAGAGGCTTTTGTAAAGCGATTACAAGTAAAGTCGGATTATATTGTACTTATGAGTGATAATCCGAATTATCAGCCTATTTACATTTCTCCTTCGGATGAATTTGTTTCGGTGGGGAAAGTTTTAAAAGTAATCAATGATATTTAA
- a CDS encoding GTP-binding protein, with protein sequence MKFITISGPPSSGKTSLILKTIENLKQKGMKVGVVKFDCLYTEDDILYEKMGVPVKKGLSGSVCPDHFFVSNIEEVVQWGRKQGLDLLITESAGLCNRCSPYIKEIKAICVIDNLSGINTPKKIGPMIKTADIIVITKGDIVSQAEREVFAARVQIVNPRAAILHVNGLTGQGSFEFANLTMEGNHEIDTVVEKQLRFSVPSAVCSYCLGETRIGTSYQMGNIRKINWED encoded by the coding sequence ATGAAATTCATTACTATTTCAGGTCCTCCTTCTTCAGGAAAGACCTCTTTAATCTTAAAAACCATTGAAAATTTAAAACAAAAAGGAATGAAAGTCGGTGTGGTCAAATTTGACTGCCTTTACACGGAAGATGATATTCTTTACGAAAAAATGGGAGTTCCGGTAAAAAAAGGTTTGTCCGGTTCTGTATGTCCTGATCACTTCTTTGTCAGTAATATTGAAGAAGTTGTTCAATGGGGAAGAAAACAAGGTTTGGATCTTCTTATCACGGAAAGTGCAGGACTATGCAATCGTTGTTCCCCTTATATCAAGGAAATTAAAGCAATCTGCGTGATTGATAATCTAAGTGGAATTAACACTCCTAAAAAAATTGGTCCTATGATCAAAACAGCGGATATTATTGTCATCACGAAAGGGGATATTGTTTCCCAGGCAGAACGGGAAGTATTTGCAGCGAGAGTCCAAATTGTAAATCCAAGAGCTGCCATTTTACACGTCAATGGATTAACAGGACAGGGAAGTTTTGAATTTGCGAACTTGACTATGGAAGGAAATCATGAGATCGATACTGTAGTCGAAAAGCAACTGCGTTTTTCCGTTCCATCCGCCGTTTGCTCCTATTGTTTGGGAGAAACCAGAATCGGAACTTCCTATCAAATGGGAAACATTCGAAAAATAAATTGGGAGGATTAG
- a CDS encoding ABC transporter ATP-binding protein translates to MEELNLMNILGIQEEKIEEITIVAGYNKLGEKENFDSLSIKAGEIVAIVGPTGSGKSRLLADIEWGAQGDTPTKRNILVNGKPMDSKKRFSPSHKLVAQLSQNMNFVMDLSVRDFLDLHAESRLVPRREEVIQRIFKQANDLAGEKFTLDTPITSLSGGQSRALMIADTAILSSSPIVLIDEIENAGIDRKKALDLLVGNNKIVLMATHDPILALMGNRRIVIKNGGIAKIMESNPEEKQILGKLEELDDIVQSMRNQLRYGEVLSCDFEIKKI, encoded by the coding sequence ATGGAAGAATTGAACTTAATGAATATCTTAGGAATTCAAGAAGAGAAAATAGAAGAAATTACGATTGTAGCAGGATATAATAAATTGGGAGAAAAAGAAAACTTTGATTCTCTCTCAATCAAGGCAGGAGAAATTGTCGCCATTGTAGGACCTACCGGATCCGGAAAGAGTCGATTGCTCGCAGATATTGAATGGGGAGCCCAAGGAGACACTCCCACCAAAAGAAATATCTTAGTCAACGGCAAGCCTATGGATTCTAAAAAACGATTTTCTCCCAGTCACAAATTGGTCGCTCAGCTATCTCAAAACATGAATTTTGTGATGGATTTATCCGTTCGAGATTTCCTGGATCTACATGCAGAAAGTCGATTGGTTCCTAGGCGAGAAGAAGTGATTCAAAGAATCTTCAAACAAGCGAATGACTTGGCAGGAGAAAAATTTACACTGGATACTCCCATTACCAGTTTAAGTGGAGGACAATCTCGAGCCTTGATGATTGCCGATACTGCTATTTTAAGTTCTTCTCCTATTGTCTTGATTGATGAAATTGAAAATGCGGGAATTGACAGAAAAAAAGCTTTAGACCTGTTGGTTGGAAACAATAAAATCGTGTTAATGGCAACCCACGATCCGATTTTAGCTTTAATGGGAAATCGTCGAATTGTCATCAAAAATGGAGGAATTGCAAAAATCATGGAATCAAACCCGGAAGAAAAACAAATTTTGGGAAAATTGGAAGAGTTGGACGATATTGTACAATCTATGAGAAATCAACTTCGATATGGAGAAGTGCTTTCCTGCGATTTTGAAATAAAAAAAATATAA
- a CDS encoding PhzF family phenazine biosynthesis protein produces MSYPIFIYDAFTKEKFGGNAAGIVLDAENLSTVEKQNLAKELGFSETVFVQRSEKADFQLEYFTPKQEVDLCGHATIAAIYALFDEKRIAKDRFEISMETRVGILSVFLERRDRVLCSVWMEQDEGKLSWDLEVPEEEILSSLGLTKEDRNPNFSMGKAYSGLWDLMIPLASKKALDGIQIDFFKVEELSKKLSVISFHPFYVEGTSAYVRNFAPIVNIPEESATGTSNGALAFYLHQQKYLAKDEILYCQQGESMKRKSQILAKVSTEGKILVGGQAVRIIKGEYS; encoded by the coding sequence GTGAGCTATCCAATTTTTATTTATGATGCTTTTACGAAGGAAAAATTTGGAGGAAATGCTGCAGGAATTGTATTGGATGCAGAGAATTTATCGACAGTAGAAAAACAAAATTTAGCGAAGGAGCTGGGGTTTTCGGAAACTGTTTTTGTACAGAGAAGTGAAAAAGCAGACTTTCAATTGGAATATTTTACTCCGAAACAGGAGGTAGATCTTTGTGGTCATGCTACAATTGCTGCAATTTATGCTCTCTTTGATGAAAAAAGAATTGCAAAAGACCGATTTGAAATCAGCATGGAAACCAGAGTAGGAATATTATCTGTTTTTTTGGAAAGAAGAGATCGTGTATTATGTTCCGTTTGGATGGAGCAGGATGAAGGAAAATTATCTTGGGATTTGGAAGTACCGGAGGAAGAAATTTTGTCTTCTCTTGGTCTGACAAAGGAGGATAGAAATCCAAATTTTTCAATGGGAAAGGCATATTCCGGTCTATGGGATCTGATGATTCCTCTGGCAAGTAAAAAAGCTTTGGATGGAATTCAAATTGATTTTTTTAAAGTGGAAGAATTGAGTAAAAAGTTATCTGTAATCTCTTTTCATCCTTTTTATGTGGAGGGAACATCTGCCTATGTTCGTAATTTTGCTCCTATTGTGAATATTCCGGAAGAATCTGCAACAGGAACTTCCAATGGGGCCTTGGCTTTTTACTTACATCAGCAGAAATATTTGGCAAAAGACGAGATTTTATACTGTCAACAAGGAGAAAGTATGAAAAGAAAAAGTCAAATTTTAGCAAAAGTGAGTACAGAGGGTAAAATTTTAGTAGGAGGACAGGCGGTTCGTATTATAAAAGGAGAATATTCATGA